The Stenotrophomonas maltophilia genome includes a region encoding these proteins:
- a CDS encoding CpaF family protein, whose protein sequence is MEDKVTPFPHAATRPVLPDSAPAHLPFAQTEQYQKVLSAAHEHLLNSIEDERIDIDSWAPDTIARWVQVQTVGFIQEWRIPINEEEMQVVAEGLVKELTGFGPLDDLLHDPTIEDILINGFKDVHVSQGGQLKRATQRFTDDTHLLRILRRILAPLGRRLDDSNPMVDARLPNGGRLNAIISPLAVDGPMVSIRKFRKDPFTPDELLAKGTFDAPMQALLKAMVLGRCNILVSGGTSSGKTSLLNALASYVPPNERVITVEDTAELSLNHPHVVRLESRIGGAEGHGAVSIRDLVRNSLRMRPDRIVVGEVRGAEVLEMLQAMNTGHDGSMATIHANSPRDCLYRIEMLAGFAGFQGSEDSLRRQIASAIDFIVQISRLGSGRRVLVSITEITGVSDNLITTQEMFRHELQIDGNGKEIDRWIGLGFHPHSHKLEPFRQQLRESLYGDF, encoded by the coding sequence ATGGAAGACAAGGTAACCCCGTTCCCACATGCCGCCACCCGCCCGGTGCTGCCCGACAGCGCCCCGGCCCACCTGCCGTTCGCGCAGACCGAGCAGTACCAGAAGGTGCTGTCGGCCGCCCATGAGCACCTGCTCAACAGCATCGAGGACGAGCGCATCGACATCGATTCCTGGGCCCCTGACACCATCGCCCGCTGGGTGCAGGTGCAGACGGTGGGCTTCATCCAGGAATGGCGCATCCCGATCAACGAGGAGGAGATGCAGGTGGTGGCCGAAGGCCTGGTCAAGGAGCTGACCGGCTTCGGTCCGCTCGACGACCTGCTGCATGACCCGACGATCGAGGACATCCTGATCAATGGGTTCAAGGATGTGCATGTCTCGCAGGGAGGACAGCTCAAGCGCGCCACCCAGCGTTTCACCGACGACACCCACCTGCTGCGCATCCTTCGCCGCATCCTCGCGCCGCTGGGCCGCCGACTGGACGACTCCAACCCGATGGTCGATGCGCGCCTGCCCAACGGCGGCCGCCTCAACGCGATCATCTCGCCGCTGGCAGTGGATGGGCCGATGGTCTCCATCCGCAAGTTCCGCAAGGATCCGTTCACCCCGGACGAGCTGCTGGCCAAGGGCACCTTCGATGCGCCGATGCAGGCGCTGCTGAAGGCCATGGTGCTGGGCCGCTGCAACATTCTGGTGTCCGGCGGCACCAGTTCCGGCAAGACTTCACTGCTGAACGCACTGGCCAGCTACGTGCCGCCGAACGAACGCGTGATCACCGTCGAGGACACCGCCGAACTGTCACTCAACCACCCCCACGTGGTCCGCCTGGAAAGCCGCATCGGTGGCGCCGAAGGCCATGGCGCGGTGAGCATCCGCGATCTGGTCCGCAACAGCCTGCGCATGCGCCCGGACCGTATCGTGGTCGGCGAGGTGCGCGGCGCCGAGGTACTGGAAATGCTGCAGGCGATGAACACCGGCCATGACGGCTCGATGGCGACCATCCATGCCAACTCTCCGCGCGACTGCCTGTACCGCATCGAGATGCTGGCCGGGTTTGCCGGGTTCCAGGGCAGCGAGGACAGCCTGCGCCGGCAGATCGCCAGCGCCATCGACTTCATCGTGCAGATCTCGCGGCTGGGCAGCGGCCGGCGCGTGCTGGTCTCGATCACGGAAATCACCGGTGTCAGTGACAACCTGATCACGACCCAGGAAATGTTCCGTCACGAACTGCAGATCGATGGCAACGGCAAGGAAATCGATCGCTGGATCGGACTGGGCTTCCACCCGCATTCGCACAAGCTGGAGCCGTTCCGGCAGCAGTTGCGCGAATCGTTGTACGGAGACTTCTGA
- a CDS encoding type II secretion system F family protein, whose translation MGTGLLLGVLSIISVLLALAVWLWGTASNREQRQASLQHAEQQLARGGASGGAPAGASVAAANDPARPASAGRRVLPLDGLLQRAGLQTCWKLPIMMLVPGLVLSVVAMLRLGTAWMFPLTLLLYLLACWLWVMRRTTKLRAQLLHQLPDFLDNLVRLTALGNSLQAAFQVASMQTSAPLRGLLDTTVRYARSGMDLDRALSLAAQPYRMDVLKVLSVVIGVSVRIGGRSDQILQRMGDFMRDLEQAQQELAATTSETRMSAWVLGLLPPASAVLMAITSPEFFQPVLHDPLGHKILLIALGLELFGAFLLYRLAKSL comes from the coding sequence ATGGGCACGGGCCTGCTGCTGGGTGTACTGAGCATCATCTCGGTGCTGCTGGCGCTTGCGGTATGGCTGTGGGGCACCGCCAGCAACCGGGAGCAACGCCAGGCTTCGCTGCAGCACGCCGAGCAGCAGCTGGCTCGCGGAGGCGCCAGTGGCGGAGCCCCGGCCGGGGCATCCGTAGCCGCCGCCAACGACCCGGCGCGACCGGCAAGTGCCGGGCGCCGGGTGTTGCCGCTGGACGGCCTGCTGCAACGTGCGGGCCTGCAGACGTGTTGGAAGCTGCCCATCATGATGCTGGTGCCGGGACTGGTGCTTTCGGTCGTGGCCATGCTCAGGCTCGGTACGGCGTGGATGTTCCCCCTGACCCTGCTGCTGTACCTGCTGGCCTGCTGGCTGTGGGTCATGCGCCGCACCACGAAACTGCGTGCACAACTGCTGCACCAGCTGCCCGACTTCCTCGACAACCTGGTGCGGCTGACCGCGCTCGGCAACAGCCTGCAGGCTGCCTTCCAGGTGGCGTCGATGCAGACCAGCGCGCCGCTGCGCGGACTGCTGGACACCACCGTGCGCTACGCGCGCAGCGGCATGGACCTGGACCGTGCCCTGAGCCTGGCGGCACAGCCCTACCGGATGGATGTGCTCAAGGTGCTGTCCGTCGTGATCGGTGTCAGCGTACGCATCGGCGGACGCTCCGATCAGATCCTGCAGCGCATGGGCGATTTCATGCGCGACCTGGAGCAGGCCCAGCAGGAGCTGGCCGCGACCACGTCGGAAACGCGCATGTCAGCCTGGGTGCTCGGCCTGCTGCCACCGGCCAGCGCGGTGCTGATGGCCATAACGAGCCCCGAATTCTTCCAGCCGGTGCTGCACGATCCGCTGGGTCACAAGATCCTGTTGATCGCGCTGGGGCTGGAGCTGTTTGGCGCGTTCCTGCTCTACCGCCTGGCCAAGTCGCTATGA
- a CDS encoding alpha/beta fold hydrolase, with the protein MSNYVTVADGARIFYKDWGTGQPVVFAHGWPLSSDAWDPQMLFMGQNGFRVIAHDRRSHGRSSQTWDGNNMDTYADDLAAVIEALDLKDAILVGHSTGGGEVAHYIGRHGSKRVSKVVLVGAVPPLMLKTDANPAGTPLVVFDGIRKGTGGDRSQFFKDLTTPFFGANRDGNTVTQGMRDSFWLQGMLGGVKGQYDCVHEFSEVDYTEDLKKIDVPALVVHGDDDQIVPFDASAKLSSQIIKDAELKVYAGAPHGLTVTHADQFNADLLAFARS; encoded by the coding sequence ATGAGCAATTACGTCACCGTCGCCGATGGCGCCCGCATCTTCTACAAGGATTGGGGCACCGGCCAGCCGGTCGTGTTCGCCCACGGCTGGCCGCTGTCGTCCGATGCCTGGGACCCGCAGATGCTGTTCATGGGCCAGAACGGCTTCCGCGTGATCGCCCACGACCGTCGCAGCCACGGCCGTTCGAGCCAGACCTGGGATGGCAACAACATGGACACCTACGCCGATGACCTGGCCGCGGTGATCGAGGCGCTGGACCTGAAGGACGCGATCCTGGTCGGCCATTCCACCGGCGGCGGCGAAGTGGCCCACTACATCGGCCGCCACGGCAGCAAGCGCGTGTCAAAAGTGGTGCTGGTCGGCGCCGTGCCGCCGCTGATGCTGAAAACCGACGCCAATCCGGCCGGTACCCCGCTGGTCGTCTTCGACGGCATCCGCAAGGGCACGGGCGGTGACCGCTCGCAGTTCTTCAAGGACCTGACCACACCGTTCTTCGGTGCCAACCGCGATGGCAATACCGTTACCCAGGGCATGCGTGATTCGTTCTGGCTGCAGGGCATGCTCGGCGGCGTCAAGGGCCAGTACGACTGCGTGCACGAATTCTCGGAAGTGGACTACACCGAGGACCTGAAGAAGATCGACGTGCCGGCGCTGGTGGTACACGGCGATGACGACCAGATCGTCCCGTTCGATGCCTCGGCGAAGCTGTCCTCGCAGATCATCAAGGATGCCGAGCTGAAGGTGTACGCCGGTGCACCGCATGGCCTGACCGTCACCCACGCCGACCAGTTCAACGCCGACCTGCTCGCGTTCGCACGCAGCTGA
- a CDS encoding DUF3613 domain-containing protein produces the protein MSAMPLTRHLLPALACLLLTGGAQAQQQPLTGQMLGGSTPAAPASQPLQSESLATVDLATPPAPVPQAAPAAVATTDGNAAAARPGRGQIGDTTRDLFRLQASGQQAGQRLPILGDQATLSYARYMKSFEHEIPDFFETDVAKSKGSSSSGR, from the coding sequence ATGAGCGCCATGCCCCTGACCCGACACCTGTTGCCTGCACTGGCCTGCCTGCTGTTGACCGGCGGCGCGCAGGCGCAACAGCAACCCCTGACCGGGCAGATGCTTGGCGGCAGCACGCCCGCTGCGCCGGCTTCGCAGCCGCTGCAGTCCGAGTCACTGGCCACCGTGGACCTGGCGACCCCGCCGGCACCGGTGCCGCAGGCGGCGCCTGCAGCGGTCGCCACCACCGACGGCAACGCTGCAGCCGCGCGACCCGGCCGCGGCCAGATCGGCGACACCACGCGCGACCTGTTCCGCCTGCAGGCATCAGGGCAGCAGGCCGGGCAACGCCTGCCGATCCTCGGCGACCAGGCTACGTTGAGCTACGCCCGCTACATGAAGAGCTTCGAACACGAGATCCCGGACTTCTTTGAAACCGATGTCGCCAAGTCCAAGGGATCATCCTCATCGGGACGCTGA
- a CDS encoding DUF2968 domain-containing protein, which yields MRETSGGAVFARHARGAALLAVAMMLVAPAAMAARGDREAAAEPAARSAPVVRNTVDELKQLMDSRQLTELRTTYNGNYGASLLFNANTLTYYVALFQEKNFWRVIKTDAVDNAERVYRTFAQQSEQLAQVYIDTTRLEAGKRYTERLVAYNEERLRTLQQEMEQQQAQSAQVSAALQQAQQQAVSLSTDVQSTNSQLDALQRRIQILQAEQGNPELSLPKPEGVPSPTPAAASDGR from the coding sequence ATGCGAGAAACTTCAGGGGGCGCGGTCTTCGCCCGGCACGCGCGCGGCGCGGCACTGCTGGCCGTGGCCATGATGCTGGTGGCACCGGCGGCCATGGCTGCCCGTGGCGACCGCGAAGCAGCCGCAGAGCCGGCCGCACGCAGCGCGCCGGTGGTGCGCAATACCGTTGACGAACTCAAGCAGCTGATGGATTCGCGCCAGCTGACCGAGCTGCGCACGACCTACAACGGCAACTATGGCGCCAGCCTGCTGTTCAACGCCAACACCCTGACCTATTACGTCGCCCTGTTCCAGGAGAAGAACTTCTGGCGGGTGATCAAGACCGATGCGGTCGACAACGCCGAGCGCGTCTACCGCACCTTTGCCCAGCAATCGGAACAGCTGGCGCAGGTCTACATCGATACGACCCGCCTGGAAGCCGGCAAGCGCTACACCGAGCGCCTGGTGGCCTACAACGAGGAGCGCCTGCGCACCCTGCAGCAGGAAATGGAACAACAGCAGGCGCAGTCGGCCCAGGTCAGCGCGGCCCTGCAGCAGGCGCAGCAGCAGGCAGTCAGCCTCAGCACCGACGTGCAGAGCACCAACAGCCAGCTGGATGCCCTGCAGCGCCGCATCCAGATCCTGCAGGCCGAACAGGGCAACCCGGAACTGAGCCTGCCCAAGCCGGAAGGCGTGCCCTCGCCGACACCGGCTGCCGCCAGCGACGGGCGCTGA
- a CDS encoding AAA family ATPase, whose amino-acid sequence MPYATAQPLHPQGPPMNLVLYGMDRELLPRLAAKLPPTTTLHWQDSSTPTSALDLQRGPQSLVLLDFRPEHAAASSVLAQQLQQTEPDLALVAVGATSTGQVEGIVIALRAGLRDVLDLDSDNVGIEAALRRALSPRPAAAAQHAHKARLIVLLGVRAGVGTSTLAAHLSVLAQQTRALAQGEALQQDGLLMELAQPSGDLALYLNLDSRFHYEDALRNASRIDATLARTAMARHDTGLVLLDRASGSDAVPPSDPAALLQRLRHVFASVLCDAGGCPLRQLPPLLLDQADEIWLVTDASIATLVSLDQALKHLAGQREREKRLQLVINRHDDSSGMSPDQIARRFEVPLLATLPERPRVRLAASQGHLLLQDAPRDPYLRALAPLVSRLDPAACPVQAHGLRERLSLALGGSQWKTR is encoded by the coding sequence CCGGCTGGCGGCCAAACTGCCGCCGACCACTACCCTGCACTGGCAGGACAGCAGCACGCCGACCTCCGCTCTGGACCTGCAACGCGGGCCGCAGAGCCTTGTGCTGCTGGATTTCCGCCCTGAACATGCCGCCGCCTCCAGCGTGCTGGCGCAGCAACTGCAACAGACCGAACCGGATCTTGCATTGGTTGCCGTCGGTGCCACCAGTACCGGCCAGGTGGAAGGCATCGTCATTGCATTGCGGGCGGGCCTGCGCGATGTGCTGGACCTGGACAGCGACAACGTCGGCATCGAGGCCGCGCTGCGCCGCGCCCTGTCGCCACGACCGGCTGCCGCCGCGCAGCACGCGCACAAGGCGCGCCTGATCGTACTGCTGGGCGTGCGCGCCGGAGTGGGCACCAGTACGCTGGCCGCGCATCTTTCGGTGCTGGCACAGCAGACCCGTGCGCTGGCGCAGGGCGAGGCACTGCAGCAGGACGGCCTGCTGATGGAGCTGGCCCAGCCTTCGGGTGACCTCGCGCTGTACCTCAACCTGGACAGCCGCTTCCATTACGAAGACGCGCTGCGCAACGCCAGCCGCATCGACGCCACCCTGGCCCGCACTGCGATGGCTCGCCATGACACCGGCCTGGTGCTGCTGGACCGCGCCAGCGGCAGCGATGCGGTGCCGCCATCCGATCCGGCCGCGCTGCTGCAGCGACTGCGCCACGTATTCGCCAGCGTGCTGTGCGATGCCGGTGGCTGCCCACTGCGGCAGCTACCGCCGCTATTGCTGGACCAGGCCGACGAGATCTGGCTGGTCACGGACGCTTCGATCGCCACGCTGGTATCGCTCGACCAGGCCTTGAAGCACCTGGCCGGCCAGCGCGAACGGGAGAAGCGCCTGCAGCTGGTGATCAACCGCCACGACGACAGCAGCGGCATGAGTCCCGACCAGATCGCACGCCGATTCGAAGTGCCACTGCTGGCCACGCTGCCCGAACGCCCGCGCGTGCGCCTGGCGGCCAGCCAGGGACATCTGCTGCTGCAGGACGCACCGCGCGACCCCTACCTGCGTGCCCTCGCCCCGCTTGTGTCGCGCCTGGATCCGGCTGCCTGCCCGGTCCAGGCCCATGGCCTGCGGGAAAGACTCTCCCTTGCCCTGGGTGGATCGCAATGGAAGACAAGGTAA
- a CDS encoding tetratricopeptide repeat protein: MPALRTSCLLLALAAVASGCASTTPKYLRAPSLAAPEPAPQDSRNAYLELIGRMQQQGAWYASLAHVDAFRQRYGDPPALRLLQADALRETGQADAAIALYRELSSGPQAAAAAHGLGLIAARRDDDGGSEEALARATQLQPLNTDYLGDLGYARLRAGQFEQAREPLAKALELSPGNAKATANLALWAELRGDTTTAERLAGQANLNEDTRRSIQQQAAQIRARLQQRQAAAAAAAVVPAPARATASDAGSNRPGATRLAAEPRRDSRDERDPQRLPPSMLERFSTSDQPNGNTP, translated from the coding sequence ATGCCTGCCCTGCGCACCTCCTGCCTGTTGCTCGCCCTTGCCGCCGTCGCCAGTGGTTGTGCGTCGACAACGCCGAAGTACCTGCGCGCGCCCAGCCTGGCCGCGCCCGAACCGGCGCCGCAGGACAGCCGCAATGCCTACCTGGAACTGATCGGGCGCATGCAGCAGCAGGGTGCCTGGTATGCCTCGCTGGCCCACGTCGATGCCTTCCGCCAGCGCTATGGCGACCCGCCGGCGTTGCGCCTGCTGCAGGCCGACGCCCTGCGCGAGACCGGCCAGGCCGACGCTGCCATCGCCCTGTACCGCGAGCTCTCCAGTGGCCCGCAGGCCGCTGCAGCCGCACACGGCCTGGGCCTGATCGCCGCGCGCCGTGACGACGATGGCGGCAGTGAGGAGGCACTGGCCCGGGCCACGCAGCTGCAGCCCTTGAACACCGATTACCTGGGCGATCTCGGCTATGCACGTCTGCGTGCAGGTCAGTTCGAACAGGCGCGTGAACCGTTGGCCAAGGCGCTGGAGCTGTCTCCAGGCAATGCCAAGGCCACCGCCAACCTCGCCCTGTGGGCGGAGCTGCGTGGCGACACCACCACTGCAGAGCGCCTCGCCGGACAGGCCAATCTCAACGAGGACACCCGCCGCAGCATCCAGCAACAGGCCGCGCAGATCCGTGCCCGCCTGCAGCAGCGCCAGGCCGCCGCGGCAGCTGCCGCAGTCGTGCCGGCCCCCGCGCGTGCTACCGCCAGCGATGCCGGCAGCAACCGGCCCGGCGCCACGCGACTGGCGGCGGAACCACGCCGCGACAGCCGCGATGAGCGCGATCCGCAGCGCCTGCCGCCCTCGATGCTGGAACGCTTCAGCACCTCCGATCAGCCGAACGGAAACACTCCATGA
- a CDS encoding type II secretion system F family protein: MSASTWFALSLLVLAAGVALLGIAGWVRSHREQRTSATLKTALQPRDEARDTEAARRYSLGWLERFGRALSGGRLESALLANEDRLLLDLAGWNTRRGTAIYLGLRLLLGVLVLVLALAFSSAQGLARMMVVIGALAAGLLLPKFILSSWVKRRRRAVDNELPLLIDLLRLLQGVGFSMDQSLQTLGDKLRDALPVLGGELQEANVAYTHGRTRAQSLRRLSEVYADDDLTSLMQLILQVHAHGGAVQEPLRQFSIRLREQRRNALKEKVGKLSVKMTVVMMLTLLPALMLVLAGPALVALATTMSKMGSP, from the coding sequence ATGAGTGCCAGCACCTGGTTTGCCCTGTCGCTGCTGGTTCTGGCCGCCGGTGTTGCCCTGCTGGGCATCGCCGGATGGGTGCGCAGCCATCGCGAACAGCGCACCTCGGCCACCTTGAAGACCGCACTGCAACCGCGGGATGAGGCGCGCGACACGGAGGCCGCGCGCCGTTATTCGCTGGGTTGGCTGGAACGCTTCGGGCGCGCGCTCAGTGGCGGCCGCCTGGAATCTGCATTGCTGGCCAATGAAGACCGGCTGCTGCTGGACCTGGCGGGCTGGAACACACGTCGTGGCACCGCCATCTATCTTGGCCTGCGCCTGCTGCTGGGCGTGCTGGTGCTGGTGCTGGCCCTGGCGTTCAGCAGCGCCCAGGGGCTGGCCAGGATGATGGTTGTGATCGGTGCGCTCGCGGCAGGCCTGCTGCTGCCGAAGTTCATCCTTTCTTCGTGGGTGAAGCGGCGCCGGCGCGCCGTCGACAACGAGCTGCCCCTGCTGATCGACCTGCTGCGCCTGCTGCAGGGCGTGGGCTTCAGCATGGACCAGAGCCTGCAGACGCTGGGCGACAAGCTGCGCGACGCGTTGCCGGTGCTTGGCGGCGAGTTGCAGGAGGCCAACGTCGCGTACACCCATGGCCGCACGCGCGCGCAGTCACTGCGCCGGCTGAGCGAGGTCTACGCGGATGATGACCTGACCAGCCTGATGCAGTTGATCCTGCAGGTGCACGCGCATGGCGGCGCAGTGCAGGAACCATTGCGGCAGTTCAGCATCCGGTTGCGCGAACAGCGCCGCAACGCCCTGAAGGAAAAGGTTGGCAAGCTCTCGGTGAAGATGACCGTGGTGATGATGCTGACCCTGCTGCCAGCGCTGATGCTGGTTCTTGCCGGACCGGCGCTGGTCGCGCTGGCCACCACCATGTCCAAGATGGGATCGCCCTGA
- a CDS encoding TadG family pilus assembly protein: MKRPRQFSFGRPRGGMSVTMMLVMLALLAMLGLVEIGYLFWAKRDAQKVADLAALAGAQRLELCTPDNSDNSAARQSAVTQNRFAGTVQIRCGNWSATRSTSNRFVTTIDASNPRNAVQVVAQRSVLPFFGQNTGLPTVSVEAVARRSEPTAVFAVGSQLLRTNGDSVLLSTLRLVGLDVTNATVLSYDGLAQANITPSGLLKALNIPVSANLSVADFNRLLSVNKISLAQLVDATATVVGRDSTVGVQLRALSDLVATQLDINKLNIVLGSQSGGGGLFAEVVSPDGTIGSALETKVNVLNLISTAISIANDGNGVAVKGLDLLGINIQAGVVEPPSIAIGGVGTRAYNAQVRLMVDVDSNNLFAVGPLLNLLGTRLHLPLHVDVANAMGTLTGIQCGASPQKATIRVDSSVLRACVGNVDPAQRFSRSNVCDDTLKNEQLLKLLGQPLINDRITLPALTSSQNLTLAAGETASTRINPLAVGNAVSDLVNELLRVLSGMLSSPKQGMSANDTAKALADRYLQATFPPNTRYEVDKLIPLLRDGDASRQLAPLNSWTVPGGLPYACGLLNLATCHKDGPVWDAFKVTVTGQGLGVLDGLLGSLVGGLLINRCDSLLGNLIDYNGCVRNNLASYIQTAPAGFLDGTGGTGVTNPDGSVSCSGLLCTLLKPILTALRPVLNSVGTLLTNLLASVLGLELGRTDVNVQSIQCSAAQLVY; this comes from the coding sequence ATGAAACGCCCACGCCAGTTCAGTTTCGGCCGCCCACGCGGCGGCATGTCGGTCACCATGATGCTGGTCATGCTGGCGCTGCTCGCCATGCTGGGCCTGGTAGAGATCGGCTATCTGTTCTGGGCCAAGCGTGACGCACAGAAGGTCGCGGACCTTGCTGCACTGGCCGGTGCACAACGGCTGGAACTGTGCACGCCTGACAACAGCGACAACAGCGCGGCGCGGCAGAGCGCGGTCACCCAGAACAGGTTTGCAGGCACCGTGCAGATCCGCTGCGGCAACTGGAGCGCCACACGCAGCACGTCGAACCGCTTCGTCACCACCATCGATGCCAGCAACCCGCGCAATGCCGTGCAGGTAGTCGCGCAGCGCAGCGTGCTGCCGTTCTTCGGCCAGAACACCGGCCTGCCCACCGTCAGCGTGGAGGCCGTAGCCCGCCGTTCCGAACCGACTGCGGTGTTCGCGGTCGGTTCGCAGCTGCTGCGCACCAATGGCGACTCGGTACTGTTGTCGACCCTGCGTCTGGTCGGCCTGGATGTGACCAACGCCACCGTGCTCTCCTATGACGGCCTCGCCCAGGCCAACATCACGCCGTCGGGCCTGCTCAAGGCATTGAACATCCCGGTCAGCGCCAACCTCAGCGTGGCTGACTTCAACCGGCTGCTGTCGGTCAACAAGATCTCGCTGGCACAGCTGGTCGATGCCACCGCCACCGTGGTCGGCCGCGACAGCACCGTGGGCGTACAGCTGCGTGCACTGTCCGATCTGGTCGCCACCCAGCTGGACATCAACAAGCTCAACATCGTGCTGGGCAGCCAGTCCGGTGGCGGCGGTCTGTTCGCCGAAGTGGTCTCGCCCGATGGCACGATCGGCAGCGCGCTGGAAACGAAGGTCAACGTGCTCAACCTGATCAGTACCGCCATCTCCATCGCCAACGACGGCAATGGCGTTGCGGTGAAGGGACTGGACCTGCTGGGCATCAACATCCAGGCCGGCGTGGTGGAACCGCCCTCGATCGCCATCGGTGGCGTCGGCACACGCGCGTACAACGCGCAGGTGCGGCTGATGGTGGACGTGGACAGCAACAACCTGTTCGCGGTGGGCCCGTTGCTGAACCTGCTCGGCACGCGCCTGCACCTGCCACTGCATGTCGATGTCGCCAATGCGATGGGCACGCTGACCGGCATCCAATGCGGCGCCAGCCCACAGAAGGCCACCATCCGGGTCGACTCGTCGGTGCTGCGCGCCTGTGTCGGCAATGTCGACCCGGCGCAACGCTTTTCCAGGAGCAATGTCTGCGACGACACCCTGAAGAACGAGCAGCTGCTGAAACTGCTCGGACAACCCTTGATCAATGACAGGATCACCCTGCCTGCCCTGACCAGCTCGCAGAACCTGACCCTTGCCGCCGGCGAGACCGCTTCGACCCGGATCAATCCACTTGCAGTGGGCAACGCGGTGTCGGACCTGGTCAATGAACTGCTGCGCGTGTTGTCGGGCATGCTCAGCTCACCCAAGCAGGGCATGAGCGCCAACGACACCGCCAAGGCACTGGCCGACCGCTACCTGCAGGCCACCTTCCCGCCGAACACCCGCTATGAGGTGGACAAGTTGATTCCACTGCTGCGCGATGGCGACGCAAGCCGGCAACTGGCCCCGCTCAACAGCTGGACCGTACCCGGAGGCCTGCCCTACGCCTGCGGCCTGCTGAACCTGGCCACCTGCCACAAGGACGGTCCGGTCTGGGACGCGTTCAAGGTGACCGTCACCGGCCAGGGACTGGGCGTGCTCGATGGGCTGCTGGGATCGCTGGTGGGCGGCCTGCTGATCAACCGCTGCGACAGCCTGCTGGGCAACCTGATCGACTACAACGGGTGTGTACGCAACAACCTGGCCTCGTACATCCAGACCGCGCCGGCCGGCTTCCTCGATGGTACCGGTGGAACCGGCGTCACCAATCCGGATGGCAGCGTGAGCTGCAGCGGCCTGCTGTGCACGCTGCTCAAGCCGATCCTGACCGCCCTGCGGCCGGTGCTCAACAGCGTCGGCACCCTGCTGACCAACCTGCTGGCGAGCGTGCTGGGCCTGGAACTCGGCCGCACCGACGTCAACGTGCAGTCGATCCAGTGCAGCGCGGCGCAGCTGGTCTACTGA